The Candidatus Cloacimonas sp. genome contains a region encoding:
- a CDS encoding VanZ family protein, translated as MKKFFRTLYPTIIWFCLIWILSSLPSKHIPSVNIIGLDKLEHIGIYAVLSCLLGYWLRFKDWKFITVVLIYLLLLLLAGLDEYHQRFISGRDVSIYDFMANSAGIIIVFLFFWRKYDRC; from the coding sequence ATGAAAAAATTCTTTCGCACTCTCTACCCTACTATAATCTGGTTTTGTTTAATCTGGATTTTATCTTCCCTTCCCTCCAAACATATTCCCTCCGTAAATATTATCGGTTTGGACAAACTGGAGCATATTGGCATTTACGCTGTTCTCAGTTGTCTGCTTGGATACTGGCTTCGCTTTAAGGACTGGAAATTTATTACGGTTGTGCTCATTTATCTTCTTCTGCTATTGCTTGCCGGGCTGGATGAATATCATCAGCGTTTTATATCAGGTCGGGATGTATCTATTTATGATTTTATGGCAAATTCGGCTGGAATTATCATCGTTTTTTTGTTTTTCTGGCGTAAATATGATAGATGTTAA
- a CDS encoding PBP1A family penicillin-binding protein, producing MKTRSKEKIYSILKYLWFAFCVLTGIFTGALWFYHDSLPPTSELRNFTMRSGSEVYDRNGKMVYLFAFEKRKLVSLKELPPYLIDALIITEDKHFYHHFGIDLLGNMRALAVDIMRLDFSQGASTITQQMARNMFLTLDKRVSRKLKEIILALRIEREFTKDEILEIYFNKIFWGGQLHGVETASLYYFGKHARDLTLAESAALIGMIQRPNYYNPAKHPERLIERRNMILGKMLKAKKISQDEYNQAVASKITGDRSSMQQYATDYYIEHIRLYLEHKYGTEKLFEGGLRIYTPMDWELSVYADSVLNKYLSRVEKGYPASMQYSNVSPNSVDINTRYLQGGLLLMDNSTGQVLAMIGGRNFAHSKFNRITQAKRQPGSAIKPTYYTAAVEHGYTPATVINDAPITLTGGNGKDWTPQNFSRVYYGPTRMRTAITHSYNVWAVKTVMDLGLDVVNDAFRRFGIDAKAEDFSVALGAYEVTPINLISAFTTFPNNGFRTKPVFITKVEDMNGKVLERKSSAKYEVTSPQVAYIMTSMLQSVVSSGTGAAARNNYYWQAAGKTGTSSDHRDAWFIGFNKKYTLGIWNGFDNNAAISASASCAPIWGQIMTKAIRNDNKGRLPKSDDPRYSFEVPEHIVTRTINPKTGFVSETGIEEYFIEDNVPPARSDTLSYNYHSTRVGNHN from the coding sequence ATGAAAACACGCTCTAAAGAAAAGATATATAGCATTCTGAAATACCTGTGGTTTGCATTTTGTGTGCTTACCGGTATTTTTACAGGTGCCTTATGGTTTTATCACGACAGTTTACCTCCCACCAGTGAACTGAGGAATTTTACTATGCGTTCCGGTTCTGAGGTTTATGATCGTAACGGAAAAATGGTCTATCTCTTTGCCTTTGAAAAACGGAAACTGGTTTCCCTGAAAGAACTTCCTCCATATCTGATTGATGCTTTAATAATTACGGAAGATAAACATTTCTATCACCATTTCGGAATTGACCTTTTAGGCAATATGCGTGCTTTGGCAGTTGATATTATGCGGCTGGATTTTTCCCAAGGGGCAAGTACAATCACTCAACAAATGGCACGCAATATGTTTCTTACTTTGGATAAACGGGTTTCCCGCAAGCTAAAAGAAATTATCCTGGCATTAAGGATTGAGCGGGAATTTACTAAAGACGAGATTCTGGAGATTTATTTTAACAAAATCTTTTGGGGAGGGCAACTGCATGGAGTGGAAACAGCTTCTCTGTATTATTTCGGAAAACATGCCCGCGATCTTACTTTAGCTGAATCAGCCGCCTTAATAGGAATGATTCAGCGTCCCAATTATTATAATCCTGCAAAACATCCCGAGCGTTTGATTGAACGACGAAATATGATTTTGGGCAAAATGCTGAAAGCAAAAAAGATTAGCCAGGATGAATACAATCAGGCAGTTGCTTCTAAAATAACAGGTGACCGCAGTTCTATGCAACAATATGCTACAGATTATTACATAGAACACATCCGTTTGTATCTGGAACATAAATATGGCACAGAAAAACTCTTTGAAGGTGGTTTGCGAATTTATACTCCTATGGATTGGGAATTATCTGTGTATGCCGATTCAGTGCTGAATAAATATCTTTCCCGGGTTGAAAAGGGCTATCCTGCTTCTATGCAATACAGTAATGTTTCGCCAAACAGTGTGGATATCAATACCCGCTATTTGCAAGGGGGTTTATTATTGATGGACAACAGCACCGGGCAGGTTTTAGCTATGATTGGAGGTAGAAATTTCGCTCACAGCAAATTCAACCGCATCACTCAAGCAAAGAGACAACCCGGTAGTGCCATAAAACCTACTTATTACACAGCTGCAGTAGAACATGGTTATACTCCAGCCACCGTAATTAACGATGCTCCTATAACTTTAACTGGAGGAAACGGAAAGGATTGGACTCCTCAAAATTTCAGCCGGGTATATTACGGACCTACCAGAATGCGCACTGCCATTACTCATTCTTACAATGTGTGGGCTGTTAAAACTGTTATGGACTTAGGGTTGGATGTGGTAAATGATGCTTTCAGGCGTTTTGGCATTGATGCTAAAGCAGAGGATTTTTCCGTTGCTCTTGGTGCTTATGAAGTTACCCCCATAAACCTGATTTCGGCTTTTACCACTTTTCCAAATAACGGTTTTCGCACAAAACCTGTGTTTATTACTAAAGTGGAAGATATGAACGGTAAGGTTTTGGAACGCAAGAGCTCTGCAAAATATGAAGTCACCTCTCCTCAGGTTGCTTACATAATGACTTCTATGTTGCAATCGGTAGTCAGTTCCGGAACAGGTGCCGCTGCCAGAAATAATTACTATTGGCAGGCAGCAGGAAAAACAGGAACTTCCAGTGACCATCGTGACGCCTGGTTTATCGGTTTTAACAAAAAATACACTTTAGGTATCTGGAATGGCTTTGATAACAATGCTGCCATTTCTGCCAGTGCCAGTTGTGCACCTATTTGGGGTCAAATTATGACTAAGGCAATTCGCAATGATAATAAAGGACGCCTGCCCAAAAGTGATGACCCGCGTTATAGTTTTGAAGTTCCGGAGCATATTGTAACCAGAACAATCAATCCTAAAACCGGATTTGTTTCCGAAACCGGCATTGAAGAATATTTCATTGAAGATAATGTTCCTCCGGCTCGTTCCGATACTTTAAGTTATAACTACCATTCTACCCGTGTGGGCAACCACAATTAA
- a CDS encoding hemolysin family protein: MDDGKAFIIIVLFALSAFFSGSETALFSLSRIQLKRLENSDKNSAKRILKLLGKPRQILITLLLGNTFVNLAISSFGTLLALQIGIKYGFTESSVVTVQIIVTTILILFLGEITPKLIALSKADVVSAFLSLPLVFFHTILYPAVWILEKISELISSHKTVDRYVGAQFTNEEFHNLLQSESGSHTLEEHEKKMLVGLFRFKETEIKEIYVPRVKITAIEENKGLEDLKKVIIESGYSRIPVYRGSIDEIIGIIYVKDLLLYPEKKTIKQLMRPVWFVTENMKVQTLLNQFKQRKLQVAVVVDEYGGTSGIISLEDILEEIVGDIRDEYDKDEIPELIKKDDTTYILNGNYSIRQFNEIFSTSISVDDYDNLAEFLLASFNQVPAIGEKLSSEDGIEFTILDADEKSIKQVQVQIKTEETS, encoded by the coding sequence GTGGATGACGGTAAGGCGTTTATAATAATTGTCCTGTTTGCGTTATCGGCTTTTTTTTCCGGCTCTGAAACGGCTCTCTTTTCCCTGTCGCGAATTCAACTGAAGCGCTTGGAAAATAGTGATAAAAACAGCGCAAAAAGGATATTAAAGTTACTTGGCAAACCCAGACAAATACTGATAACTTTGCTCTTAGGCAATACTTTCGTAAACTTGGCAATTTCCTCTTTTGGAACTTTGCTGGCTTTACAAATTGGGATTAAATACGGTTTCACAGAGTCCTCTGTAGTAACCGTGCAAATTATAGTTACCACTATTCTGATTCTGTTTTTGGGAGAAATAACTCCCAAACTGATTGCCCTTTCCAAAGCGGATGTTGTAAGCGCTTTTTTGTCGCTGCCTCTGGTTTTTTTCCATACAATCTTATACCCTGCAGTTTGGATTTTGGAAAAAATTAGTGAACTCATTTCCAGCCATAAAACGGTAGATCGCTATGTTGGAGCTCAATTCACGAACGAAGAATTTCACAATTTACTGCAATCGGAAAGTGGCAGCCATACCTTGGAAGAACACGAAAAAAAGATGCTGGTAGGTCTTTTCAGATTTAAAGAAACGGAAATAAAAGAAATTTATGTTCCCCGCGTAAAAATTACAGCTATTGAAGAAAACAAGGGTCTGGAGGACTTGAAAAAGGTTATTATTGAAAGCGGATATTCCAGAATTCCTGTCTATCGCGGTAGCATAGATGAGATTATCGGAATTATTTATGTGAAAGACCTGTTGCTCTATCCGGAAAAGAAGACCATCAAACAATTGATGCGTCCCGTTTGGTTTGTAACGGAAAATATGAAAGTGCAAACCTTGTTGAATCAGTTCAAACAACGCAAACTGCAGGTTGCCGTAGTAGTGGATGAATATGGAGGCACCAGCGGTATAATTTCTTTAGAAGATATTCTGGAAGAAATCGTTGGCGATATCAGAGATGAATATGATAAGGATGAAATTCCCGAATTGATAAAAAAAGATGATACTACCTATATCTTAAACGGAAACTACAGTATCCGCCAGTTTAATGAAATCTTCTCTACCTCAATTTCTGTGGATGATTACGATAATTTAGCTGAATTTCTGCTTGCCTCTTTCAATCAGGTGCCGGCTATTGGTGAAAAACTTAGCTCTGAGGATGGAATTGAATTTACTATTCTGGATGCAGACGAAAAAAGCATTAAACAGGTTCAGGTGCAGATAAAAACGGAGGAAACATCCTGA
- the deoC gene encoding deoxyribose-phosphate aldolase codes for MKSIPEIAKELFGDNHPAQCGGGHIICLNCYNCHLKGPDRIYNPEKGLAAVIDATVLKAEATKKEVTELCHTANNFQTAAVCVNSHFIPLLKELLHEPVKICTVINFPLGAGAKNAIVNEAKAVLALGAEEVDLVQNLSAFLSGDYDLDLQCIADTAILCKEHNALLKVILETCYLTEEQIIISCLLAKKAGADFVKTSTGFGSAGATIENIALMRQVVGPKIGVKAAGGIRTKEQALAMLDVGANRIGASSVNAILQ; via the coding sequence ATGAAAAGCATTCCGGAAATTGCCAAAGAACTTTTTGGCGACAATCATCCCGCTCAATGTGGTGGGGGACATATCATCTGTTTAAATTGTTACAATTGCCATCTTAAAGGTCCCGATAGAATATACAATCCCGAAAAGGGTTTGGCTGCCGTGATAGATGCTACTGTTTTGAAAGCAGAAGCTACCAAAAAAGAAGTAACTGAACTCTGCCACACGGCAAATAATTTTCAGACCGCAGCGGTATGTGTAAATTCTCATTTTATTCCTTTGCTGAAAGAACTCTTACACGAACCGGTTAAAATCTGCACGGTAATCAATTTTCCCTTGGGTGCGGGCGCAAAAAATGCCATCGTAAATGAAGCAAAAGCCGTTTTAGCCCTTGGAGCTGAAGAAGTAGATTTAGTGCAGAACTTAAGTGCTTTTCTCAGTGGTGATTACGATTTGGATTTGCAATGTATTGCGGATACGGCTATATTATGTAAAGAACACAATGCCCTCCTGAAAGTTATTCTGGAGACCTGCTATCTTACCGAAGAACAAATCATCATCAGTTGCCTGCTGGCAAAAAAAGCAGGTGCGGATTTTGTTAAGACCTCAACCGGTTTCGGTTCCGCTGGAGCTACTATTGAAAACATCGCTTTAATGCGCCAAGTGGTAGGACCCAAAATTGGAGTAAAAGCTGCAGGCGGAATTAGAACCAAAGAACAAGCACTGGCTATGCTTGATGTCGGAGCCAATAGAATCGGGGCATCCAGTGTGAATGCTATTTTACAATAA
- the rlmN gene encoding 23S rRNA (adenine(2503)-C(2))-methyltransferase RlmN, whose product MLTNVFSMLPEELARNILSRQPGIPAYRTKQLLFWLYKSFCGEPEKMTNLPEEYKAFLQSNYSFFLPAIESKLVSRDGAIKYRLKLEDGKLIESVLIPTEKKNTLCISTQVGCAHNCIFCSTGKMGFIRNLETQEIIGQVILAEKEQKDSGNNKLTNLVLMGMGEPLNNLQKVLEALKILQSNEGLSFSPRRITVSTCGIVPGIIALADSGVKTKLALSLNSAIQTKRNQLMPVSKQYNLIQLKQALLYYLRKTSFRVTLEYILIPEFNMNNEDLTALRKFTGDLSCKINFIPYNPGRGSRFRAPTETEIKNFMSKAQNLPQAITLRKSRGADIFGACGQLTDNNRGEI is encoded by the coding sequence ATGCTAACGAATGTTTTTTCAATGCTGCCTGAAGAGCTGGCAAGAAATATCCTTTCCAGGCAACCCGGAATTCCCGCCTACAGAACTAAGCAGCTACTTTTTTGGCTGTATAAATCCTTTTGCGGTGAACCGGAAAAAATGACCAATCTGCCTGAGGAGTATAAAGCATTCCTGCAAAGCAATTACTCCTTCTTTTTACCTGCCATAGAAAGTAAACTTGTTTCCCGAGATGGCGCAATTAAATACCGTTTAAAATTAGAAGACGGCAAATTGATTGAAAGTGTGCTTATTCCAACGGAAAAGAAAAATACGCTTTGCATTTCCACTCAAGTTGGTTGCGCCCATAATTGCATCTTTTGCTCCACAGGCAAAATGGGGTTTATTCGCAATTTGGAAACGCAGGAAATTATTGGACAGGTTATATTGGCAGAAAAAGAACAAAAAGATTCCGGCAACAACAAGCTTACCAACCTTGTTTTAATGGGAATGGGAGAACCTCTCAATAATCTGCAAAAGGTTTTGGAAGCGCTTAAAATCTTACAAAGCAATGAGGGTCTTTCTTTCAGCCCCAGAAGAATAACCGTTTCCACTTGCGGAATTGTTCCAGGAATTATAGCTTTGGCTGATAGCGGAGTTAAAACCAAACTTGCCCTTTCGCTAAATTCCGCAATTCAAACAAAACGCAATCAATTGATGCCTGTTAGTAAACAATATAACCTTATTCAGCTGAAACAGGCATTGCTCTATTACCTGCGCAAAACCTCCTTCCGGGTTACCCTGGAGTATATTCTTATTCCCGAATTCAATATGAATAATGAAGACCTGACCGCTTTACGCAAATTCACAGGTGACCTCTCCTGCAAAATAAATTTTATTCCTTACAATCCCGGCAGGGGTTCTCGCTTCAGAGCTCCCACGGAAACAGAAATAAAGAATTTTATGAGCAAGGCACAAAACCTGCCTCAGGCAATAACTTTACGCAAAAGCAGAGGAGCCGATATTTTCGGTGCCTGCGGACAACTTACCGATAATAATAGAGGAGAAATATAA
- a CDS encoding putative sugar nucleotidyl transferase: MQTIIFDDDSRPNFYPLTLNRSIGDLRCGITKLRQRLESIFPDTEKTCVIIAEDLVPLYRERHPDWLINSEIEGEKIYLNSRIILNTDALEAMSQLSFGSCLYNEQELIAVKVKDASIFPDVANLKKIPCRIKLYNSLPELIQDNARLLNWDYHLHFYDSDNYFETEPGVTVLHPYNVWIGEGAEFAPGVILDASEGPIVIDNGARIMANAVLCGPVYIGKKSLIKIGAKIYGGTSIGPVCKVGGEVEGTIFQGFSNKQHDGFLGHSYIGEWINLGADTNNSDLKNTYKSVAYYSYPQKAKIDSGNQFLGCVIGDHTKTGIGCNINTGTVIGIGCNLYGANLIKDFIPDFSWGEADKLVKYRFPEFCETAVTVKQRRKLFFTNTEKELYNKIYNMRM, encoded by the coding sequence ATGCAAACCATAATCTTTGATGATGATTCCCGCCCCAATTTTTATCCTTTAACTTTGAATAGAAGTATTGGAGACCTGCGTTGCGGAATTACGAAATTGCGTCAACGCCTGGAAAGTATCTTTCCTGATACGGAAAAGACCTGTGTAATTATTGCAGAAGACCTTGTTCCTCTATACCGGGAACGGCATCCCGATTGGCTAATCAATTCTGAAATTGAGGGAGAAAAAATATATCTAAACTCCCGCATTATACTAAATACAGACGCACTGGAAGCAATGTCTCAGCTTTCTTTCGGTTCCTGTTTATATAACGAACAGGAACTTATTGCGGTAAAAGTGAAGGATGCTTCCATTTTTCCCGATGTAGCTAACCTGAAGAAAATCCCCTGCCGGATAAAACTCTACAATTCCTTGCCGGAACTTATTCAAGATAATGCCCGTTTGCTTAATTGGGATTATCATTTGCATTTTTACGACAGTGATAATTACTTTGAAACCGAACCGGGAGTAACTGTTTTACATCCATATAATGTTTGGATTGGAGAAGGTGCGGAATTTGCCCCCGGAGTTATTTTGGATGCTTCAGAAGGACCCATTGTAATTGATAACGGAGCTCGCATAATGGCTAATGCGGTTCTTTGCGGTCCCGTTTACATCGGCAAAAAATCGCTGATTAAGATTGGGGCAAAAATTTACGGAGGCACTTCTATCGGACCCGTTTGTAAGGTTGGTGGTGAAGTAGAAGGCACAATTTTTCAGGGCTTCAGCAATAAACAGCATGACGGCTTTTTAGGGCATTCTTACATCGGCGAATGGATAAATTTGGGAGCTGATACTAATAATAGTGACCTGAAAAACACTTACAAATCAGTTGCCTATTATTCTTATCCCCAGAAAGCCAAAATTGATTCCGGCAATCAATTTTTAGGTTGTGTAATTGGAGACCACACTAAAACAGGTATCGGGTGCAACATTAATACCGGAACCGTTATTGGTATTGGCTGTAACCTTTATGGTGCGAACTTAATTAAAGATTTTATCCCCGATTTTTCCTGGGGCGAAGCAGATAAATTAGTTAAATACCGTTTCCCCGAATTTTGTGAAACAGCCGTAACCGTTAAACAACGGCGCAAGCTGTTTTTCACCAATACCGAAAAAGAACTCTATAATAAAATATATAATATGAGGATGTAA
- the ybeY gene encoding rRNA maturation RNase YbeY produces the protein MNNLNIIGEAIIPESTQEKIAELICGQEDPEHCYQICVKTVDSETMKHYNKQYRGLNETTDILSFITADLPVSDLDLDIEEDEFYAKPVRICDIVIDIKQLFLQKGKRTMEEEYRAVLIHGLLHLVGYDHIKSADAEKMKKQEEYYLELTEGKI, from the coding sequence ATGAATAACTTGAATATTATTGGCGAAGCAATTATCCCGGAATCCACGCAGGAAAAAATAGCAGAGCTTATCTGTGGACAGGAAGACCCGGAACATTGCTATCAGATTTGTGTAAAAACGGTTGATAGCGAAACTATGAAACACTATAATAAACAGTATCGGGGATTAAATGAAACCACCGATATCTTAAGTTTTATCACTGCAGATTTACCTGTTAGCGACCTGGATTTAGACATTGAGGAAGATGAATTTTACGCCAAACCTGTGCGTATTTGTGATATTGTTATTGACATAAAACAGCTTTTCCTGCAAAAGGGAAAAAGAACTATGGAAGAAGAATATCGCGCGGTCTTAATTCACGGTCTGTTACATCTGGTTGGATATGACCATATTAAAAGCGCGGATGCAGAAAAAATGAAGAAGCAAGAAGAATATTATTTAGAACTTACAGAAGGTAAAATTTAA
- the ricT gene encoding regulatory iron-sulfur-containing complex subunit RicT: MQDYIEVIFRTGRLGYYQNNLELNIQPEDLIVVEVERGDDIAQVIHLGVNEEELDAQVLAGKKFSIRRHANEEDLEKIKNINYEEDKASKTFMDILERYPFEMKLIETIYQFDGNKLTFFFTADGRIDFRTFVRELANVFKTRIELHQTTGRDEARRLGGFGMCGKQYCCSSFLKHFNQVTIKMAKDQNISGNLTKISGPCGRLLCCLNFEEDFYVEEAKGFPLVGTLVQYQNTKMMVFRLNVLGRKVLLANEEGIIQEIDLDEYNTLKVISVPTIVEEC, from the coding sequence ATGCAGGACTATATAGAAGTAATATTTAGAACAGGACGTTTGGGCTATTATCAGAATAATCTGGAGCTTAATATTCAGCCCGAAGACCTGATTGTAGTAGAAGTTGAACGCGGTGACGATATAGCGCAGGTAATTCATTTGGGCGTAAACGAAGAAGAATTGGATGCCCAGGTTTTAGCCGGAAAGAAATTCAGTATCCGACGCCATGCCAATGAAGAAGACCTGGAAAAGATAAAAAACATCAATTATGAAGAAGATAAGGCATCCAAAACCTTTATGGATATTCTGGAGCGTTATCCTTTTGAAATGAAACTGATTGAAACGATTTACCAGTTTGACGGCAATAAATTAACCTTTTTCTTTACTGCCGATGGCAGAATTGATTTCCGCACTTTTGTTCGGGAACTGGCAAATGTATTCAAAACCCGCATTGAATTACATCAAACCACAGGCAGGGATGAAGCAAGACGCTTGGGCGGTTTTGGAATGTGTGGCAAACAATATTGTTGCAGCAGTTTTTTAAAGCATTTCAATCAGGTAACCATTAAGATGGCAAAAGACCAGAATATATCAGGAAATTTAACTAAAATATCCGGTCCCTGCGGTCGTTTGCTTTGCTGCTTGAATTTTGAAGAAGATTTTTATGTAGAAGAAGCAAAGGGCTTTCCCTTGGTTGGCACTTTAGTTCAATACCAAAACACCAAAATGATGGTTTTTCGGCTAAATGTTTTAGGCAGGAAAGTTTTGCTTGCCAATGAGGAAGGCATAATTCAGGAAATTGATCTGGATGAATATAACACTCTGAAAGTTATCAGCGTACCCACAATAGTTGAAGAATGCTAA
- a CDS encoding glycosyltransferase: protein MVSVLFYILCAFVATGCLTYLVFCIRFYFGYKHYKPVFNYQKKTVSVVIAARNEARNLQDLLLCLLNQDYPSELYEVILADDDSEDETEAVANKYIAAGLNLHYLKITGRENVLSPKKKALEDAVYATQGEIILTTDADCIVPVTWISSMVSLFTDDVSMVAGYSRTLLPSWKKASLVQKYEHLDFALTYMVLGGGYTIGKSWACIGQNLAYRRSAFDDVDGFSKIRHLLSGDDVNLLQLMRKKGHRIIFNFSPTSFVYTHPVKSWKQLINQRSRWASNMKYQLKLNPEFFFILFSLACLYWGGLLMLFFNYKLALLIFAYRIIMENFTFHYSHSRFGITKAMLTFYPVWLIIQNFFLVFTMVLGQFNIFVWQGKRPDKKRNNNANHNL from the coding sequence GTGGTTAGTGTTCTTTTTTATATTCTTTGTGCTTTTGTGGCAACCGGTTGCCTTACTTATCTGGTTTTTTGCATTCGTTTTTACTTTGGTTATAAACACTACAAGCCGGTTTTCAATTATCAAAAAAAGACGGTCAGCGTTGTTATTGCTGCTCGTAATGAAGCCAGAAATTTACAGGATTTATTACTGTGTTTATTGAATCAGGATTATCCTTCCGAACTTTATGAAGTTATTCTGGCAGATGACGATTCCGAAGATGAAACAGAAGCAGTGGCAAATAAATATATAGCAGCAGGATTAAACCTGCATTATTTAAAAATAACGGGAAGGGAAAATGTTCTTTCTCCCAAAAAGAAGGCATTGGAAGATGCCGTTTATGCTACTCAAGGGGAAATTATTCTTACTACCGATGCGGATTGCATTGTTCCCGTAACCTGGATTTCTTCTATGGTTTCGCTATTTACAGATGATGTTTCTATGGTTGCGGGTTATTCCAGAACTTTGCTTCCCAGTTGGAAAAAGGCCTCTCTCGTGCAAAAATATGAACATCTGGATTTTGCCTTAACTTATATGGTTTTAGGGGGTGGCTACACAATTGGCAAAAGTTGGGCTTGCATCGGACAAAATTTAGCTTACAGACGCTCCGCTTTTGATGATGTAGATGGTTTTAGCAAGATTAGGCATTTACTTTCTGGCGATGATGTAAACCTATTACAACTAATGAGGAAAAAAGGGCACCGGATAATATTCAATTTTTCCCCTACCAGTTTTGTTTACACGCATCCTGTAAAATCCTGGAAACAGCTAATCAATCAACGCAGTCGTTGGGCTTCCAATATGAAATATCAGCTGAAGTTAAATCCGGAATTCTTTTTCATCCTGTTTTCGCTTGCCTGTTTATATTGGGGTGGTTTATTGATGCTGTTTTTTAATTACAAACTGGCTCTGCTGATTTTTGCCTATCGCATAATTATGGAGAATTTCACTTTCCATTACTCTCATTCCCGTTTTGGCATAACGAAAGCAATGCTCACTTTTTATCCTGTCTGGCTGATTATTCAAAATTTCTTCCTGGTTTTTACAATGGTGCTGGGACAGTTTAATATTTTCGTCTGGCAAGGTAAAAGACCTGATAAAAAAAGGAATAACAATGCAAACCATAATCTTTGA
- a CDS encoding Gx transporter family protein — protein sequence MNISNKSTLTQLAFYTALAATIHIVEDLIMRMLPLPFIRVGFSNIVILYLILHHKIWEAFVVNISKTLLSGIVTLTLLSPSTILSLTAGITAIVIMVLVSWFHLGLGVYGISICGAIAHNLMQLIMVRSILIHSDKVFVLTPILLLIALLSGSIIAYFTLYIDRKSENTDIIKL from the coding sequence ATGAACATCAGCAATAAATCTACCCTCACTCAATTAGCTTTCTATACTGCTTTAGCAGCCACAATTCACATTGTGGAAGACCTCATAATGCGGATGCTGCCTTTACCTTTTATCAGAGTTGGTTTTTCCAATATTGTTATCCTCTACCTAATCCTTCATCATAAAATTTGGGAGGCATTCGTAGTAAATATCAGTAAAACTCTTTTAAGCGGTATTGTTACACTCACTTTGCTTAGTCCTTCAACAATCTTATCTTTAACTGCGGGAATAACTGCTATCGTAATTATGGTTTTAGTGAGTTGGTTTCATTTGGGTTTGGGTGTTTACGGAATTAGTATTTGTGGAGCTATCGCTCATAATTTGATGCAGTTAATTATGGTTCGCAGCATTCTTATTCATAGCGATAAAGTTTTTGTGTTGACACCAATCCTGCTCTTAATTGCCTTGCTTAGTGGTAGCATAATTGCTTACTTTACATTATATATAGATAGGAAAAGTGAAAACACAGACATTATAAAATTATGA
- a CDS encoding ATP-binding cassette domain-containing protein, translating into MIDVNELCVSLNDNDILTDISFKLHKENNLVILGRSGSGKTVLIKTLLGIYFPVSGKVIIDGVDIHRANEEQRRATKKRFAMVFQNAALLDSFTVLQNVALPLYERGEKDASLIRERVYKCLQMVGLENTVNLYPAQLSGGMRKRIGIARALVYQPDYIIFDEPVSGLDPITSREIMYYITRIVETASATLITITHELKDIETIANQVLFLDNGKVIFSGNVKELYKAENPFVKQYLQ; encoded by the coding sequence ATGATAGATGTTAACGAGCTCTGTGTTTCTTTAAACGATAATGATATCTTAACGGATATCAGCTTCAAACTGCATAAAGAAAATAATCTGGTGATTTTAGGTCGTAGCGGTAGCGGTAAAACTGTATTGATAAAAACTCTGCTGGGAATATATTTTCCTGTTTCCGGCAAGGTTATTATTGATGGCGTAGATATTCACCGGGCTAATGAAGAACAACGCAGAGCCACTAAAAAACGCTTTGCTATGGTCTTCCAAAATGCTGCTTTGCTGGATTCCTTCACGGTTCTGCAAAATGTTGCCTTGCCTCTTTATGAACGCGGAGAAAAAGATGCCTCTCTCATTCGGGAAAGGGTATATAAATGCCTGCAAATGGTAGGTCTGGAAAATACCGTAAACCTATATCCTGCACAACTTAGCGGAGGTATGCGGAAAAGAATTGGCATCGCCAGAGCTTTGGTTTATCAACCGGATTATATTATTTTTGATGAACCCGTTTCGGGATTGGACCCTATCACCTCGCGGGAAATAATGTATTACATCACCCGGATAGTGGAAACTGCTTCCGCTACTTTGATTACTATTACTCACGAATTGAAGGATATTGAAACAATAGCTAATCAGGTGCTGTTTTTAGACAACGGCAAGGTGATTTTCAGCGGTAATGTCAAAGAACTCTATAAAGCGGAAAATCCTTTTGTGAAACAATATTTGCAATGA